The following proteins are co-located in the Anser cygnoides isolate HZ-2024a breed goose chromosome 2, Taihu_goose_T2T_genome, whole genome shotgun sequence genome:
- the DNAJC5B gene encoding dnaJ homolog subfamily C member 5B yields the protein MSCRTVTNSLHKSRKLALKYHPDKNPDNPEAAEKFKEINNAHATLTDLSKRNIYDKYGSLGLYVAEQFGEENVNTYFMLSSWWAKGLFAVCGLLTGCYLCCCLCCCFNCCCGKCKPKAPEGEEYEFCVSPEDLEEQIKNDMERDGETPIVLQPTNATEKTQLIGDSHRSYRTDS from the exons AAAATTGGCTCTGAAATATCATCCTGACAAGAACCCTGACAATCCAGAGGCTGCAGAAAAATTTAAAGAGATAAACAATGCTCATGCAACGCTGACTGATCTGTCCAAGCGAAACATATATGACAAGTATGGATCCTTAGGGCTCTATGTGGCAGAACAGTTTGGTGAGGAAAATGTTAACACATACTTCATGCTCTCAAGCTGGTGGGCAAAG GGCTTGTTTGCAGTCTGCGGCCTCCTGACGGGCTGctacctctgctgctgcctctgctgctgtttcaacTGCTGCTGCGGAAAGTGCAAACCCAAAGCACCTGAAGGGGAGGAGTATGAGTTCTGTGTGTCTCCGGAAGATTTGGAAGAGCAAATTAAGAATGACATGGAAAGAG ATGGAGAAACTCCTATTGTGCTTCAGCCGACAAACGCAACCGAGAAGACGCAGCTCATAGGGGACAGCCACCGGAGCTACCGCACGGACTCCTAG